Part of the Labilithrix sp. genome, CGAGGACCTCGACGCGGCGGGCTTCGCCGGGCGGCGGCGCCGCCTCTCCGCCTCCGAGCTCGACGCATGTCTCGCCTGGCTCGCGCGCCTCCACGCGCGCTTCGTCGGCGTGGCGCCGGCGGGGCTCTGGGAGACCGGCACGTACTGGCACCTCGCGACGCGGCCCGACGAGCTCCGCGCGATCGACGACGCCGCGCTTCGCCGCGCCGCGCCGATCCTCGATCGGCTCCTCCGCGGCGCGCGCTTCCAGACGATCGTCCACGGCGACGCGAAGCCCGCGAACTTCTGCTTCGCGGACGACGGCGCGGTCGCCGCGCTCGACTTCCAGTACGCCGGCGGCGGCTGCGGGATGAGCGACGTCGCGTACCTCCTCGACGAGCCGGAGCCGGGCCGCGCGCTCGACGCCTACTTCGCGCACCTCCGCGCGGCGCAGCCCGCCGTCGACGCCGGCGCGCTCGAGGCCGAGTGGCGCGCGCTCTATCCGATCGCCTACGCCGACTACGCGCGCTTCCTCGCGGGTTGGGCGCGCGAGCACTGGCGCGCGGATCGGGCGGCGCAGGGCGCGGTCGCGACGATCCTCCGGCGGCTCTGAATCACCAGCGTCGCGAGCGCCGCAGCGTGGCGAGGCGGGCGTGGAGCGCGTCGTAGAGCGCCTTGTCGCGCGTGATCTCCGCGCGGACGAGCTCGCGCATGATGTACCGCTCGACCTCCTCGTCGCTCGTCCCCGCCGGCGAGGCCTGCGCGTCCGGCGCGCCGCGGAGGAAGGCGGCGAGGGCGGGGAGCTCGCCGCGATCGAGCCACGTGCCGTGCTGGTTGCACACGTCGATGACGACGGCGCTCGTCCCCGCGAAGCGCGCGCGCTCCATCTCGTAGCGACACACCGGGCAGCGGACGAGCGGGAAGGGCGACTCCACGCGCTCGCCGAAGCGCGCGAGGTCGAGCGCCTCGCCGGCGGCGATCGCGTCGAGGAGCGCCGTCCACGCGCCCGAGCTCACGAAGGCGCCGCGGCACCCGAGGCAATGATCGACCTCCGCGTCGTTCGGTCCGAGCGCGAGGCGCGTGAGGTTGGGGTTCCCGCAGCGCGCGCAGAGCGTCGCGCGGTAGTGCGCGCTCGCCGCCGGCGGCACGAGGATGCGGCACGGCACGCACTCCTCGCCGGGGCGCTGCTCTCGCCCGCAGTAGAGGCAGCGCTGGCGCTCGCTGCTCGTCCGAACCCCCGGCGTCCGGTACACGCGCTACGGCTTCGGGATGCGGATGGTGCTGATCATGAACGACCCGCTGATCGCGTACAGCGCGACGAGCGGATGCACGATCCACGGACCGAGCGCCACCGCGCCGAGCCACAGGTCCTCGTGCACCGCGCCGGTGCCGAACGCGACGCCGAAGATCATGACGAGGAGGAGGCTCGAGGGGATCGGCGTCCCTTCGTAGTACTTCACCTTGCCGCTCTCGTCCGAGAGCGAGGCCGCGGTCACGTTGTAGCGCGCGAGGCGGCCGATGCCGCACGCGACGAAGTAGCAGAGGACGACCGCGTCCCAGCCGCCGCGGAGGCCGAGCGCGAAGCCGAGCGTCGCCGGCGCGACGCCGAACGACACGATGTCCGCGAGCGAGTCGAGATCGGCGCCGAGCGGCGACGACTTCCGGCGCCAGCGCGCGACCGCGCCGTCCATCGCGTCGCAGACGAGCGCGACCGGGAGGAGGACGAGCGCCACCCAGATGAGCGTGCGGTCCGCGGAGGCGACGTAGCCCATCGCCGCGAGGATCGCGCCCATGCCGGAGAACGCGTTGCCGAGCGTGATGACGTCGGCGAGCGCGAAGGAGCGGATGAGCGAGAACGGCTTCTTCTTCTCGGCCTTCGCCGGCGCGTCCGTCGTCGTCGTGCCCATGCTCGCTCGTCGAGAGTATTCATCGCCCCACCTGCTGAACAGTGTACCCGCGGATCGCATGAGACGAAGAGGCCTCGGATCACGGCGGTGGGTGACGAATCGACGTTGGTAGTAGGCTCACGCCCGAGGCATGACCGGCACGGGCGGGGACGCGGACTTCATCGAGTGGGCGCGGCGCCGCGTCGGCGCGATGGTCAAGGACAAGTACCGCGTCGAGTCGCTCCTCGGCGTGGGCGGGATGGCGTGCGTCTACTCCGCGACCCACCGCAACGGCCGCCGCGTCGCGCTGAAGGTCCTCCACCCCGAGCTCTCGATCCGCGGCGACCTCCGCACGCGGTTCCGGCGCGAAGGTCAGGTCGCGAACGCGGTGGGCCACCCCGGCGCGGTCGCGGTCATCGACGACGACGTCGACGACGACGGCTCGGCGTTCCTCGTGATGGAGCTGCTCGAGGGGCAGGTCGTCGAGCGCCTCTGGGAGCGGAGCGGCCGCCGTCTCTCCGCGCCGATCGTCCTCGCGATCGCGCGCGAGGTCTGCGAGGTCCTCGTCGCCGCGCACGAGAACGGGATCGTCCATCGCGACATCAAGCCGGAGAACCTGTTCCTCACGAGCGAGGGGCAGCTCAAGATCCTCGACTTCGGGCTCGCGCAGCTGACGACCCTCACGCGATCGAAGGACACCCACACCGGCATGGTCTTCGGGACGCCGGCGTTCATGCCCCCGGAGCAGGCGAGCGGTCGCGTCAGTCAGATCGACGAGCGCACGGACCTCTGGTCGGTGGGGGCGACGATGTTCACGCTCCTCTCCGGCGCGATCGTGCACGAGGGCGAGAGCGCGCAGCACATCGTCATGCTCGCGGCGATGGAGCCGGCGCGTTCGCTCGCGGGGGTGCTGCCCGGCGCGCATCCGGCGCTCGCCGCGCTGGTCGATCGCGCGCTCACGCACGACAAGGACCTGCGCTGGCCGAACGCGGCCGCGATGCGCGACGCGATCTGCGCGACGTCGCGCACGCTCTTCGGCGAGGAGCGACCCGACCTGCCGCGCGCGGACGAGCTGACGCTGGTCGGCGTCCCGGTCCTCGGCGACGACACGCCGCGCGTGCCGCGCGTGATCGAGGAGGAGGAGCAGACGCGGACCGACCGGAACCTCGCCGACATCGACGATGCCTTCTCCGAGGGCGAGACCACGCAGACGCGCGATCGCGTCACGCCGGTGACGAACGACGCGCCGCCGGCGCCGAGCGGTGCGGGCTGGAGCGCGCTCCGCAACGTGATCGAGACCGGCGGCTCGCCCCCGCCCGTGATGCCGGAGGCGATCGAGGAGACGACGCAGCTCCACGCGACGCGCGTCATGCCGCCCACGCCCGAGGAGCACACGTCGGTGATGAACATCGACCTTCGCGGCTCGACCCCACGCATCAGCGGCTCCTACCAGGCGGTGACGCCGTCACGCGCGAGCGGGTCGATGCAGGCGGTCGCGCCCGCCCCACGTCCGAGCGGGTCGATGCAGGCGGTCGCGCCCGCGCCGCGTCCGAGCGGGTCGATGCAGGCGGTCGCCGCGCATCCGAGCGGTCCGCCCGCCGCGTCGGGATCGATGAAGCCGCGGCCGCCCACGCTCGGCGCAGCGCCGAGCGACGAGCTCGCGGCGATCCCGCGCGTGCAGGCGCCGACCGCGCGCATCCATCCGCCGCGCGCGTCGATGTTGCCCTGGGCCGTGTCCGCCACCGCGATCGCGATCGCGATCGTCGCGATCGGCTTCGCGGTGCTGAGCCGCGCCCCGAAGACGCCCGACCCGCCGCTCCTCGTGACGAAGCCCTCGGACGCGGTCCCGCCGTTGACCGCTCCGTCGTCGCCGGTGGTCGCTCCCCCACCTGCACCACCTCCACCGCCTCCACCGGTGGCCGCTCCGCCCCGGACCGACGCCGCCGCCCCCGCGACGCCGCGCGTCGGTCCCATCGACGACCGCTACTGAAGCGACGGAGCGACGGCCGAGCGTCGGGGAAGACCGTCCGCATCGCGCGCGCGACCGCTCGACCCAAGCCCGGTTGTTTCACGAGCATCTCATCCCTATCGATCCCGGCGGGAGAAGCGGATGGCGAACGCGGCGCTGAAGGTGCTCGTGAAGATCGGCGCGTGGTTCGCGGCGTTGCCGTACCTCTGCGTCGTCCTCCTGATGCTCACGGGATCGCCGACGTGGTCCGGCGTCGCGTACCTCGCCGGCCTCGGGCTCCTCCTCGGCGGGCTCATGACGCTGCCCACCGGCGAGAGGCAGGAGCGGCGCGTCTTCGGGCGGACGTGGCCGCGCGGCATCTCGCGCGGCGCGGTGGTGGCGCTCTTCGCGATCGCGCTCGTCCGCGGCTGCACCGCCGGAGAAGGCGCGACGCTCCACTTCTCGCCCGACGCGCGCTTCGTCGATCGCGTCGTCGACGAGCGCGACCTCGCGCTCCCCGGCGCGCGCGTGCTCTTCGCGAGCGGCGTGCTCGTGGACGACGCGGCCGAGGTCCCGACCGCGATGCGCGAG contains:
- a CDS encoding phosphotransferase, with product MDAVDLGVLAGRVVETERVQSLWSGYGEIVRAHLDDGTTAIVKWARAPARANDVAHARRCRSYDVEHVWYRDYAARCPSRVPALRDARAGGGRWVFVLEDLDAAGFAGRRRRLSASELDACLAWLARLHARFVGVAPAGLWETGTYWHLATRPDELRAIDDAALRRAAPILDRLLRGARFQTIVHGDAKPANFCFADDGAVAALDFQYAGGGCGMSDVAYLLDEPEPGRALDAYFAHLRAAQPAVDAGALEAEWRALYPIAYADYARFLAGWAREHWRADRAAQGAVATILRRL
- a CDS encoding zf-TFIIB domain-containing protein, whose amino-acid sequence is MYRTPGVRTSSERQRCLYCGREQRPGEECVPCRILVPPAASAHYRATLCARCGNPNLTRLALGPNDAEVDHCLGCRGAFVSSGAWTALLDAIAAGEALDLARFGERVESPFPLVRCPVCRYEMERARFAGTSAVVIDVCNQHGTWLDRGELPALAAFLRGAPDAQASPAGTSDEEVERYIMRELVRAEITRDKALYDALHARLATLRRSRRW
- a CDS encoding CDP-alcohol phosphatidyltransferase family protein encodes the protein MGTTTTDAPAKAEKKKPFSLIRSFALADVITLGNAFSGMGAILAAMGYVASADRTLIWVALVLLPVALVCDAMDGAVARWRRKSSPLGADLDSLADIVSFGVAPATLGFALGLRGGWDAVVLCYFVACGIGRLARYNVTAASLSDESGKVKYYEGTPIPSSLLLVMIFGVAFGTGAVHEDLWLGAVALGPWIVHPLVALYAISGSFMISTIRIPKP
- a CDS encoding protein kinase, translated to MTGTGGDADFIEWARRRVGAMVKDKYRVESLLGVGGMACVYSATHRNGRRVALKVLHPELSIRGDLRTRFRREGQVANAVGHPGAVAVIDDDVDDDGSAFLVMELLEGQVVERLWERSGRRLSAPIVLAIAREVCEVLVAAHENGIVHRDIKPENLFLTSEGQLKILDFGLAQLTTLTRSKDTHTGMVFGTPAFMPPEQASGRVSQIDERTDLWSVGATMFTLLSGAIVHEGESAQHIVMLAAMEPARSLAGVLPGAHPALAALVDRALTHDKDLRWPNAAAMRDAICATSRTLFGEERPDLPRADELTLVGVPVLGDDTPRVPRVIEEEEQTRTDRNLADIDDAFSEGETTQTRDRVTPVTNDAPPAPSGAGWSALRNVIETGGSPPPVMPEAIEETTQLHATRVMPPTPEEHTSVMNIDLRGSTPRISGSYQAVTPSRASGSMQAVAPAPRPSGSMQAVAPAPRPSGSMQAVAAHPSGPPAASGSMKPRPPTLGAAPSDELAAIPRVQAPTARIHPPRASMLPWAVSATAIAIAIVAIGFAVLSRAPKTPDPPLLVTKPSDAVPPLTAPSSPVVAPPPAPPPPPPPVAAPPRTDAAAPATPRVGPIDDRY